A window of uncultured Draconibacterium sp. contains these coding sequences:
- a CDS encoding zinc ribbon domain-containing protein, with protein MNLSKCSTCKKPIQPGDKFCQHCGAPQSTAVSAKENKAPVRSDSIAFNDFIKWILIAVVIGVAFGWVRYWIGYYVLIQGVIAGLLIPFFVKNTAKNQLEALSNIRFKTALLLFVFFLLAQALGFGMAQPVFDPFMWFIRVWNGDTSESVFAIFSTAGVVHRTFSEGINGGFWILLSAIDLFFMFFFILVSMPLTSKKTKS; from the coding sequence ATGAATTTATCAAAATGTAGTACCTGTAAAAAACCAATTCAGCCCGGCGATAAATTTTGTCAGCATTGTGGTGCACCCCAAAGTACAGCTGTTTCGGCAAAAGAAAACAAAGCTCCGGTGCGTTCGGATTCAATTGCTTTTAACGATTTTATAAAGTGGATTTTAATTGCTGTTGTAATTGGAGTTGCTTTTGGCTGGGTGCGTTACTGGATTGGTTATTATGTACTTATTCAGGGAGTAATTGCGGGATTGTTAATACCCTTTTTCGTTAAAAATACAGCTAAAAATCAACTGGAAGCACTTTCCAATATAAGGTTTAAAACTGCTCTTTTGCTTTTTGTGTTCTTTTTATTGGCACAGGCACTTGGTTTTGGTATGGCGCAGCCTGTTTTCGATCCGTTTATGTGGTTTATTCGTGTGTGGAATGGCGACACAAGCGAATCGGTATTTGCTATTTTTTCAACCGCCGGTGTGGTTCATCGCACATTTTCCGAAGGAATTAATGGTGGATTCTGGATCTTGTTAAGTGCTATCGATCTGTTTTTTATGTTCTTTTTTATTTTGGTTTCAATGCCGCTAACTTCTAAAAAAACAAAGTCATGA
- a CDS encoding AraC family transcriptional regulator — MIKAIALLTPIYVSFFWCSVFIFSQKEQRHPKNYLGYLMLMALLLYISHAIFFNNLYIVYSYIESIYFFSMLSMYPLYYIYILLRSGKSISVKSQLKHFLPAIILFTLSLTSTFLISSDDRILYVKDILMDKNLKVLNMYSLTGLKGIFFFTARLILVVQVIFYASSGIKTANEFNKKVANYYSNIEGRTLQWVRDLNIAILIVAVASISFSFIGRSYFSKHEISLLIPSFIFSSVLFYIGFKGNQQTDQLEKMIEENDNQEEFAAIKSEHEEKLKSQIIKQFEMDKVHTNPDLRITTISEKLGTNRTYISRLINEEFGMNFNEFVNKYRLTEAKELLCSKNHNIYTMEHIAEMAGFGSAASFSRVFKESEGLTPGNYRNKMQNNSHNTNDEKKEISSDR; from the coding sequence ATGATTAAAGCCATAGCTTTACTTACGCCCATTTATGTTTCATTTTTTTGGTGTTCGGTATTTATATTCAGCCAAAAAGAACAGAGACATCCTAAAAATTACCTTGGCTATTTAATGCTGATGGCATTGCTGCTTTATATCTCTCACGCCATTTTTTTCAACAACCTGTACATTGTTTATTCCTATATCGAAAGTATCTATTTCTTCTCAATGCTTTCCATGTATCCGCTTTATTACATTTATATTTTATTACGCTCAGGTAAAAGTATAAGTGTAAAATCGCAGCTTAAACATTTTCTGCCAGCTATTATCCTGTTTACTTTATCACTTACAAGTACTTTTTTGATTTCAAGTGATGACCGTATTTTGTATGTGAAAGACATTTTAATGGATAAAAACCTGAAAGTTCTGAATATGTACTCGCTAACCGGGCTAAAAGGTATATTCTTTTTTACCGCACGTTTAATTTTAGTTGTTCAAGTTATTTTTTATGCTTCCAGCGGAATTAAAACAGCAAACGAGTTCAATAAAAAGGTAGCCAACTATTACTCAAATATTGAAGGCAGAACCTTGCAATGGGTTAGGGATCTCAATATCGCAATACTGATTGTTGCTGTGGCAAGCATAAGTTTCTCCTTCATTGGACGAAGCTATTTTTCCAAACATGAAATATCTCTTCTGATACCCTCATTTATTTTTAGTTCGGTTCTGTTTTATATTGGCTTTAAAGGCAACCAACAAACCGATCAATTGGAAAAGATGATCGAAGAGAATGACAATCAGGAGGAATTTGCAGCTATTAAATCGGAACACGAAGAAAAGCTTAAAAGTCAAATTATTAAACAGTTTGAAATGGATAAGGTGCATACAAATCCGGATTTACGCATTACCACCATTTCTGAGAAATTAGGGACAAACCGCACCTACATTTCGCGCCTGATAAATGAGGAGTTTGGAATGAACTTTAACGAGTTTGTAAATAAATACAGGTTAACTGAAGCAAAGGAATTGTTGTGTTCAAAAAACCACAATATTTATACCATGGAGCACATTGCCGAAATGGCCGGATTTGGCTCTGCAGCTTCATTTTCACGCGTTTTTAAAGAATCCGAAGGTCTTACCCCCGGAAACTACAGAAATAAGATGCAAAACAATTCACACAACACAAACGATGAAAAAAAAGAAATCTCCTCTGACAGGTAA
- a CDS encoding TIM barrel protein, whose amino-acid sequence MKRRNFIKNATVSGVALTGIGSVLNATASESKISNSAKFKLKYAPGLGTFREHVGDDPIENIKFIADQGFTAVFDNGLMGRTPEMQEKIGSELARLGLDLGPFIVYAHHGAKYMVTDDPEVTKMLVGKTTEALEVQKRTGAKTGLITPGIYDEKMDWDYQTINVVNHMRACCDVAGKSGLDLVLEPLNHQVDHPRLFLTKMAQAKLICVAVNHPSCKIVDDMYHQQITEGNLIMNMDLCWDYIGAFHIGDNPGRKEPTTGEINYQNIFQHIYKKGYKGTLCCEHGKSLKGKEGELAFIEAYRKVDAFEV is encoded by the coding sequence GCAGTGTATTAAACGCAACTGCATCTGAATCAAAAATTTCCAATTCAGCCAAATTTAAACTCAAATATGCTCCGGGTTTGGGAACTTTCCGCGAACATGTTGGAGACGATCCGATTGAAAACATTAAGTTTATTGCCGATCAGGGATTCACTGCCGTTTTTGATAACGGATTAATGGGCAGAACTCCTGAGATGCAGGAAAAAATTGGAAGCGAATTGGCAAGGCTTGGTCTTGATTTAGGTCCTTTTATTGTTTATGCCCACCACGGTGCGAAATACATGGTAACCGACGATCCGGAAGTAACTAAAATGCTGGTTGGTAAAACTACTGAAGCACTTGAGGTACAAAAAAGAACAGGAGCAAAAACCGGATTGATAACTCCGGGTATTTACGATGAAAAAATGGATTGGGACTACCAAACCATAAATGTGGTGAACCACATGCGTGCCTGCTGCGATGTAGCCGGCAAATCGGGCCTTGATCTGGTATTGGAACCATTGAACCACCAGGTTGATCATCCTCGCTTATTTCTTACCAAAATGGCGCAGGCAAAACTAATTTGTGTGGCAGTAAATCACCCCAGCTGTAAAATTGTTGACGATATGTACCATCAGCAAATTACCGAAGGCAACCTGATTATGAATATGGATTTGTGTTGGGATTACATTGGAGCATTCCACATCGGCGATAATCCGGGAAGAAAAGAACCTACCACGGGAGAAATCAATTACCAGAATATTTTTCAGCACATCTACAAAAAAGGATACAAGGGTACTTTGTGTTGCGAACACGGTAAAAGTTTGAAAGGAAAAGAAGGTGAATTGGCTTTTATTGAAGCCTACCGAAAAGTAGATGCATTTGAAGTATAA